A window from Megalops cyprinoides isolate fMegCyp1 chromosome 8, fMegCyp1.pri, whole genome shotgun sequence encodes these proteins:
- the snapc5 gene encoding snRNA-activating protein complex subunit 5: MLSRLQELKKEEETLLKIKAMLQDQLNRLKFEEGALRSMINAQRIDSPAQPAVSEVPPQLDNESEINQTKLQLSTIVEHDMEEEEEEEDEEEEEEEDEENEFEMMEEEEEEEEEDY, from the exons ATGCTGAGCCGTTTACAGGAACTCAAGAAGGAAGAGGAGACCCTCCTGAAGATCAAAGCCATGTTGCAAGACCAGCTCAACAGGCTGAAG tttgaagAAGGTGCACTGAGGTCGATGATCAACGCCCAGCGAATTGATAGCCCTGCACAGCCTGCTGTCTCGGAG GTTCCACCACAGCTGGACAATGAGAGCGAGATTAACCAGACTAAGCTGCAGTTGAGCACCATAGTGGAACATgacatggaggaggaagaggaagaagaggatgaagaggaggaggaagaagaagacgAAGAGAATGAATTTGAGATgatggaagaggaagaggaggaggaagaggaggattaCTGA
- the crybgx gene encoding crystallin beta gamma X, producing the protein MNIFTKVPGLARSTSKLGSVLQRAFYGSSGKVTLFEQRNFAGRRLDLSSDCQKLSDKNFPDRCNSVQVESGAWVGYEHENFRGRQYLWDMSDRGEYNCYDRWCAQVDRISSVRSIKQDTTPPKAQLFERAGFSGKKTELHDDIPNLMSRYSLNRAASIRILGGAWVVYQEPNYRGPHYVLEKRDYNNYSDWGAQGSTVGSIRRIRFS; encoded by the exons ATGAACATCTTTACTAAGGTCCCAGGATTAGCCCGATCAACCAG CAAGCTGGGTTCTGTGCTCCAACGTGCATTCTACGGGTCCAGTGGGAAG GTGACCCTGTTTGAGCAGCGGAACTTTGCCGGCCGAAGGCTGGACCTGAGTTCTGACTGCCAGAAACTGAGCGACAAGAACTTCCCCGACAGATGCAACTCCGTGCAGGTGGAAAGTGGAGC ATGGGTAGGATATGAGCATGAAAACTTCCGGGGACGTCAGTACCTGTGGGACATGTCTGACCGGGGAGAGTACAACTGCTATGACAGGTGGTGTGCACAGGTCGACCGCATCTCCTCCGTCCGATCCATCAAACAG GACACAACCCCACCCAAGGCACAGCTTTTTGAGCGGGCCGGGTTCTCAGGGAAGAAGACAGAGCTCCATGATGACATCCCAAACCTGATGAGCCGCTACAGCCTGAACCGGGCTGCCTCCATCCGAATCCTGGGCGGGGC CTGGGTGGTGTACCAGGAACCCAACTACAGAGGTCCTCACTATGTGCTGGAGAAACGAGACTACAACAACTACTCTGACTGGGGGGCCCAGGGCAGCACCGTGGGCTCCATTCGCCGAATTCGATTCAGCTGA